Proteins co-encoded in one Streptomyces sp. NBC_01283 genomic window:
- a CDS encoding Rrf2 family transcriptional regulator: protein MKLSGGVEWALHCCVVLTAATEPVPAARLAQLHDVSPSYLAKQMQALSRADLVKSIQGKTGGYVLTRAAGDITVLDVVQAVDGASPAFTCTEIRQRGPFGTPPEDCTKPCPIARAMSAADAAWRASLQAVSIADLVGSVEENSGPEALPTIGTWLNAVNGSDG, encoded by the coding sequence ATGAAACTGTCCGGCGGCGTGGAATGGGCACTGCACTGCTGTGTGGTGCTGACCGCGGCAACCGAGCCGGTCCCGGCCGCGCGACTGGCGCAGCTGCACGACGTCTCGCCCAGCTATCTGGCCAAGCAGATGCAGGCCCTCTCACGGGCCGACCTGGTGAAATCCATTCAGGGCAAGACGGGTGGGTACGTCCTGACCAGGGCGGCCGGTGACATCACGGTCCTGGACGTGGTGCAGGCCGTCGACGGCGCGAGCCCGGCCTTCACCTGCACCGAGATCCGCCAGCGAGGCCCCTTCGGCACACCGCCCGAGGACTGCACCAAGCCGTGCCCCATCGCCCGTGCGATGAGCGCGGCCGATGCCGCCTGGCGAGCGTCCCTCCAGGCGGTCTCCATCGCCGACCTGGTCGGCTCCGTGGAGGAGAACAGCGGACCCGAGGCCCTGCCGACCATCGGGACGTGGCTCAACGCGGTCAATGGCTCCGACGGCTGA
- a CDS encoding S1 RNA-binding domain-containing protein, with amino-acid sequence MSDVVTIGQRVEGEFLQFDTWNLEARLSLCALQPNPFQEFADRTPVGRRLEGLVTKLIPLGAFVRVADGIEGLVHLHELARTPVEHPEDAVRVGDEISVAVTEVDRERRRLALSRRQALLPGDCPGLPYLTDLVAQAAYAESQFGR; translated from the coding sequence GTGTCGGACGTCGTCACGATCGGGCAGCGCGTCGAGGGCGAGTTCCTCCAGTTCGACACGTGGAACCTGGAGGCCAGGCTGTCCTTGTGCGCGCTGCAGCCCAACCCCTTCCAGGAATTCGCCGACCGCACCCCGGTGGGCCGGCGCCTGGAAGGGCTGGTCACCAAGCTGATCCCGCTCGGCGCCTTCGTCCGCGTCGCCGACGGCATCGAGGGTCTCGTCCACCTCCACGAACTCGCACGGACACCCGTGGAGCACCCGGAGGATGCCGTCCGGGTCGGCGACGAGATCTCCGTGGCCGTCACGGAAGTCGACCGGGAACGACGCAGGCTGGCCCTGTCACGGCGACAGGCGTTGCTCCCGGGTGACTGCCCCGGCCTGCCGTACCTGACAGACCTCGTCGCCCAAGCCGCTTATGCAGAGAGTCAGTTCGGGAGATGA
- a CDS encoding SRPBCC family protein: MAVRHRLIRRPPAEVWAVLADGARYGDWVVGPDSSREAGSDWPELGSSIEYAVRLGPWTGTGRTTVRDIDPPRRIELEADSGRLGTARIAIEVRPWGRETLVIVDEHPLRGPGAALHNAALDALLQLRHRSMLARLADTVENSPSEPARR; the protein is encoded by the coding sequence ATGGCAGTACGTCACCGGCTGATCAGAAGGCCGCCCGCAGAGGTGTGGGCCGTGCTGGCCGACGGGGCCCGGTACGGCGACTGGGTGGTGGGCCCGGACTCGTCGCGTGAGGCCGGGAGCGACTGGCCGGAGCTGGGTTCCTCGATCGAGTACGCCGTCCGTCTGGGCCCGTGGACCGGCACGGGCAGAACTACCGTCCGCGACATCGATCCGCCACGCCGGATCGAGCTGGAGGCGGACAGCGGAAGGCTGGGCACCGCCCGCATCGCCATCGAGGTACGGCCCTGGGGCCGCGAGACGCTGGTCATCGTCGACGAGCACCCCCTGCGCGGCCCCGGCGCCGCCCTGCACAACGCCGCACTCGACGCGCTCCTCCAGCTACGTCACCGCAGCATGCTCGCCCGGCTCGCCGACACCGTCGAGAACTCCCCCTCCGAACCGGCACGGCGCTAG
- a CDS encoding GNAT family N-acetyltransferase, protein MSENPFVPHDFVAPTRLAADGFRLEPLGPQHNDADHAAWMSSIEHIRATPGFLERSWPPPAGMSLADNLRDLESHANDFEARTGFTYTVLDDAGRVIGCVYIYPSHADAGVTEVRSWVCADRAELDGPLHRAVAAWLASDWPFEKLRYRSAA, encoded by the coding sequence ATGTCTGAGAACCCCTTTGTCCCCCATGACTTCGTCGCTCCCACACGCCTTGCGGCCGACGGCTTCCGCCTGGAGCCTCTCGGGCCGCAGCACAACGACGCCGACCATGCCGCCTGGATGTCGAGCATCGAGCACATCCGTGCCACCCCCGGTTTCCTGGAACGGAGTTGGCCGCCTCCCGCGGGAATGAGCCTGGCCGACAACCTGCGCGACCTGGAGAGCCATGCGAACGACTTCGAGGCCCGCACCGGCTTCACGTACACGGTTCTCGACGACGCCGGCCGGGTGATCGGCTGCGTCTACATCTACCCGTCGCACGCGGACGCGGGCGTGACGGAGGTCCGCTCTTGGGTGTGCGCGGACCGCGCCGAGCTGGACGGCCCGCTGCACCGGGCCGTGGCGGCCTGGCTGGCGTCCGACTGGCCGTTCGAAAAGCTTCGCTACCGGTCGGCCGCATAG
- a CDS encoding tetratricopeptide repeat protein, with translation MAIGTLLQGREPESAVLTLAPPLGLLDPALPLRGRDAALRELTGLLDTESDGSLHVVHGMGGCGKTSLALELARSAVDRAVRVWWVDARQTASLEAGLRAVARQAGATDVDLSSGIAADALWQCLPTLDQPWLLVVDNADDPAELNGAGRLSAGTGWIRRHTAPHGHVVVTTRDGTRATWGPTAALHPLDTLSDADGAHVLLDHTGGRAGGAAEAENLAHRLGGLPLALTLAGSYLSRTTEIPAAFRDAQTFTTFTAYRDALEGGLGLVNAEQAIAQTWHFSLDLLRRRGQPLAQPLLDLLATFADAPLPYTLLLHPPSLAATGAFPGLDGPGLWELLQALSGVGLIRLLAAPEPGSGPPLARLHPLIRDTSRARADLPTAVALMHRAALDDTTGVPEDVAHWPTWQVLLPHALHLSRRIASANPPSEVVEDALRCAQLAVRYLSARTLYEPAHEESIHILAVFRSALGDRHPDSLHTRHHLAHLLHSQGRLDEARSEFEAVLADKRALMGEDDPSTLATRHELGRLLHDCGELDIARSELQEVLAAEERVLGPENRYTLNTRHVLARVLYDLGDAHVARSEFEAILDVRRQTLGDDHRSTLTTRYNLAHIMYDLGELGVARAELEDVFAAQRRLIGDEHRATLNTRYALACVRREQGEPAWARREFEEIIGVQQRVLGKNHPDTLATASSLGRRTEGADTVPMTGWRRGTRWA, from the coding sequence GTGGCCATCGGCACGCTGCTGCAGGGCAGAGAGCCCGAGTCGGCCGTGCTCACCTTGGCACCGCCGCTGGGTCTGCTGGATCCGGCTCTGCCGCTACGGGGCCGTGACGCCGCTCTGCGGGAGCTGACGGGGCTCCTCGACACGGAGTCGGACGGTTCTCTGCACGTCGTACACGGGATGGGCGGTTGCGGAAAGACCTCGCTGGCGCTGGAACTGGCCCGCTCCGCGGTGGATAGAGCGGTGCGGGTCTGGTGGGTGGACGCCCGGCAGACGGCTTCGCTGGAAGCCGGGCTGCGCGCGGTCGCACGGCAGGCGGGCGCCACCGACGTCGACCTGAGTTCGGGCATAGCCGCCGACGCGCTGTGGCAGTGTCTGCCGACTCTGGACCAGCCGTGGCTCCTTGTGGTGGACAACGCCGACGACCCCGCCGAGCTGAACGGCGCCGGGCGCCTGTCCGCTGGCACCGGCTGGATCCGGCGGCACACCGCACCGCACGGCCATGTCGTGGTCACCACTCGCGACGGCACGCGCGCCACATGGGGCCCCACCGCCGCTCTCCACCCCTTGGACACCTTGAGCGACGCCGACGGCGCTCACGTACTGCTCGATCACACCGGGGGCCGAGCGGGCGGCGCCGCGGAGGCGGAGAATCTGGCGCACCGTCTCGGTGGTCTTCCGCTGGCCCTGACCCTGGCCGGCTCGTACCTCTCCCGCACCACGGAGATCCCGGCGGCCTTTCGCGACGCGCAGACGTTCACCACGTTCACGGCGTACCGCGACGCGCTGGAGGGCGGGTTGGGCCTGGTCAACGCCGAGCAGGCCATCGCTCAGACCTGGCACTTCTCCCTGGACCTGCTGAGAAGGCGGGGGCAGCCGCTGGCCCAGCCCCTGCTGGACCTGCTGGCCACGTTCGCCGACGCACCCCTGCCCTATACGTTGCTCCTGCATCCCCCGTCCCTGGCTGCGACGGGAGCGTTTCCCGGCCTCGACGGCCCCGGCTTGTGGGAGCTGCTGCAGGCGCTGTCGGGAGTCGGGCTCATCCGACTGCTCGCGGCGCCGGAGCCCGGTTCCGGTCCTCCACTGGCCCGGCTCCATCCGTTGATCCGCGACACGAGCCGTGCACGCGCCGATCTCCCCACCGCCGTCGCGCTGATGCACCGCGCGGCGCTCGACGACACCACCGGAGTACCCGAGGACGTCGCACACTGGCCCACGTGGCAGGTCCTGCTCCCGCACGCGCTGCACCTGTCGCGCCGAATCGCCTCCGCGAACCCGCCGTCCGAGGTCGTCGAGGACGCGCTGCGGTGTGCGCAGCTCGCGGTCCGCTATCTCAGCGCCCGCACGTTGTACGAGCCGGCCCACGAGGAGAGCATCCACATCCTCGCCGTTTTTCGGAGCGCACTGGGCGACAGGCACCCCGACTCACTGCACACCCGGCATCACCTGGCCCACTTGCTGCACAGCCAGGGCAGACTGGACGAGGCACGCTCGGAGTTCGAAGCGGTCCTGGCCGACAAGCGCGCGTTGATGGGCGAGGACGATCCTTCCACTCTGGCCACACGGCACGAGTTGGGGCGGCTGCTGCACGACTGCGGTGAGCTGGACATCGCGCGCTCGGAGCTGCAGGAGGTGCTGGCCGCCGAGGAGCGGGTGCTCGGTCCCGAGAACCGGTACACCTTGAACACCCGTCATGTGCTCGCCCGCGTGCTGTACGACCTGGGCGACGCTCACGTGGCCAGAAGTGAGTTCGAGGCCATTCTCGACGTCCGCCGGCAGACGCTGGGGGATGACCACCGCTCCACACTGACCACTCGCTACAACCTCGCGCACATCATGTACGACCTGGGCGAACTGGGCGTGGCGCGGGCCGAGCTGGAGGATGTGTTCGCCGCTCAGCGGCGCCTCATCGGCGACGAGCACCGAGCCACCTTGAACACCCGGTACGCCCTGGCCTGCGTTCGGCGTGAGCAAGGGGAACCGGCGTGGGCGCGCCGGGAGTTCGAGGAGATCATCGGCGTGCAGCAACGCGTGCTGGGGAAGAACCATCCCGACACCCTGGCCACTGCCAGCAGTCTCGGCCGGCGGACCGAAGGGGCGGACACGGTGCCCATGACCGGCTGGCGACGAGGCACGCGCTGGGCTTGA
- a CDS encoding GntR family transcriptional regulator, protein MRSLGVVVASGREKAYAYLKETVLTDPAMQGEFLSEQDIADRIGVSRTPIREALLLLAAEDLVDLVPKRGARVAPLSGREITELMQLRGIVERYAAQHVIGSGRAPVRELGACLERQRALSGPDQAKEFIDVDHLFHSSLVSAVGNTLLDRHYEGLRSRQVRAGVVALRNQQGRQEAVLDEHRAIVDAIAAGDTEAACAAIDSHLESTLKVLLAG, encoded by the coding sequence ATGCGATCTCTGGGGGTAGTGGTGGCATCGGGTCGGGAGAAGGCGTACGCGTACCTCAAGGAGACGGTTCTGACGGACCCTGCGATGCAGGGCGAGTTCCTCTCCGAGCAGGACATCGCCGATCGCATCGGCGTCTCGCGCACCCCGATCCGCGAGGCCCTTCTCCTGCTGGCCGCCGAGGATCTGGTCGATCTCGTGCCCAAGCGCGGTGCGCGGGTGGCGCCGCTGTCGGGGCGTGAGATCACCGAGCTGATGCAGCTCCGCGGGATCGTCGAGCGGTACGCGGCGCAGCACGTCATCGGCTCGGGACGGGCTCCGGTGCGGGAGTTGGGCGCTTGCCTGGAGCGGCAGCGCGCGCTGAGCGGCCCCGACCAGGCCAAGGAGTTCATCGACGTGGACCACCTCTTCCACTCGTCGCTCGTGTCGGCCGTGGGCAACACGCTCCTGGACCGGCATTACGAGGGGCTGCGCAGCCGCCAGGTGCGGGCCGGTGTCGTGGCCCTCCGCAACCAGCAGGGCCGCCAGGAAGCCGTGCTCGACGAGCACCGGGCGATCGTGGACGCGATCGCGGCCGGCGACACGGAGGCAGCCTGCGCCGCGATCGACAGCCACCTGGAGTCGACGCTGAAAGTACTGCTGGCCGGATAG
- a CDS encoding carbon-nitrogen hydrolase family protein — MRIALSQLTTGSDPAKNLALIEDWTARAADSGADIVVFPEASMACFGTPLASLAEPLDGPWATAVRAIAEAAGIMVVAGMFTPAPGGRVTNTLLATGRGVDATYDKIHLYDAFGYAESDTVAAGSRVVTVDVDGVRLGLATCYDVRFPELFRAHADAGATATLLPASWGAGPGKVDQWELLVRARALDATLWIAAVDQADPAAGGVAAAGTAPTGVGHSMLVGPDGTVRRRLGAEPELTVVEMDADEVAAVRKNIPVLANRRLGEQR, encoded by the coding sequence GTGCGCATCGCACTGAGCCAGCTCACCACCGGATCCGACCCGGCCAAGAACCTCGCCCTCATCGAGGACTGGACCGCACGCGCGGCGGACTCCGGCGCGGACATCGTCGTGTTCCCCGAGGCGTCGATGGCCTGCTTCGGCACCCCTCTGGCGTCACTCGCCGAACCCCTGGACGGCCCCTGGGCCACCGCGGTGCGCGCCATCGCCGAGGCGGCGGGCATCATGGTCGTGGCGGGCATGTTCACCCCGGCTCCCGGCGGCCGGGTGACCAACACCCTGCTGGCCACGGGGCGCGGCGTCGACGCGACGTACGACAAGATTCATCTCTACGACGCGTTCGGCTACGCCGAGTCCGACACCGTGGCCGCCGGTTCGCGGGTCGTCACCGTCGACGTGGACGGCGTACGACTGGGCCTGGCCACGTGCTACGACGTGCGCTTCCCGGAGCTGTTCCGGGCCCACGCCGACGCGGGTGCCACCGCGACCCTTCTGCCGGCGTCCTGGGGCGCGGGCCCCGGCAAGGTCGACCAGTGGGAGCTGCTCGTGCGGGCCCGCGCCCTGGACGCCACGCTGTGGATCGCGGCCGTCGACCAGGCCGACCCGGCCGCCGGGGGAGTGGCGGCGGCAGGCACTGCGCCCACGGGCGTGGGGCACAGTATGCTCGTCGGCCCCGACGGGACCGTACGCCGCCGACTGGGGGCCGAGCCCGAACTGACAGTGGTCGAGATGGATGCCGACGAGGTCGCGGCGGTCCGCAAGAACATTCCGGTACTGGCCAACCGCAGGCTGGGGGAACAGCGCTGA
- a CDS encoding ankyrin repeat domain-containing protein: MGFFDDLVLAEEPAAERDALVWLCPPGGDAGRHAPPVDWFAPVLHPQLEVVGAAAHARVVVTGWSLWPQAATLHLSVFRKARWSTEDARRQSGLRVGLSFCDGRRVTSLDAPVHRAVEWTRPDGQQTTAVTEQAVGLIPLDAGLHQSRRSLFKTDVDLYLAELPPLGEAQLVVEWPDEGIDETRTSIDTAALHAASARVLEVWPGLEPPEPSQQPGSFATFEVGGTPGLLARPLTGHQRTMLRRQEEEQRRYLPRADWEQVAYGDWGDAAVIRARLQGGAPPDARVGWLGSTPLHQAAELGAAEAVAALLSHGAEADPTDDDEHTPLWYAACTVDEDTVRALIAAGADVWTPQTGPWSPGRLLLTTSLAPLVAGLPGAVELPAEEAAAFREADALIAACGERELWTEGLGLCFVRGLSEEEVIRRLGADPAQCPIVDLEHTPFDLADYDETLRYVGVGSVPGAPGGCVITQEGYMPSDDSVLRAISAGTAAYGMYFNPKGGTFGTLAEDGEVTAHEEIGLRPDESDPSAYWHFRFWQRKHPFPHDANTFAYAAAAAGLHIRDAQESLDLRRPRRWVELPPQLRR, translated from the coding sequence ATGGGATTCTTTGACGATCTGGTGTTGGCGGAGGAACCGGCCGCGGAGCGGGACGCGTTGGTCTGGCTGTGTCCGCCGGGGGGTGATGCCGGGCGTCACGCGCCGCCCGTCGACTGGTTCGCACCGGTGCTGCACCCGCAGTTGGAGGTGGTCGGTGCCGCGGCGCACGCCCGGGTGGTCGTGACGGGATGGTCTCTGTGGCCGCAGGCGGCGACCCTGCATCTGTCGGTCTTCCGCAAGGCCCGCTGGTCGACCGAGGACGCAAGGCGGCAGTCGGGGCTCAGGGTCGGCCTGTCGTTCTGCGACGGCCGCCGAGTGACCTCCCTGGACGCCCCGGTGCACCGAGCCGTGGAGTGGACGAGACCAGACGGGCAGCAGACCACGGCAGTCACGGAGCAGGCCGTCGGCCTGATTCCCCTGGACGCCGGTCTGCACCAGTCCCGCCGCTCCCTCTTCAAGACCGACGTCGACCTGTACCTGGCGGAACTTCCCCCGCTGGGCGAGGCGCAGTTGGTCGTCGAGTGGCCGGACGAGGGCATCGACGAGACACGCACCTCGATCGACACCGCTGCGCTGCATGCCGCGTCGGCGCGCGTGCTCGAGGTCTGGCCGGGCCTCGAACCGCCGGAGCCGAGCCAGCAGCCGGGTTCTTTCGCGACCTTCGAAGTGGGTGGAACGCCCGGGTTGCTGGCTCGGCCTCTGACAGGGCACCAGCGCACGATGCTGCGTCGTCAAGAGGAGGAACAGCGGCGCTATCTGCCGCGGGCCGACTGGGAACAGGTGGCCTACGGGGACTGGGGGGACGCGGCCGTGATCCGGGCCCGGCTCCAAGGCGGTGCACCGCCCGACGCCCGTGTCGGATGGCTGGGGTCGACCCCGCTGCACCAGGCGGCGGAGCTCGGAGCGGCGGAAGCAGTCGCCGCGCTCCTGTCCCATGGCGCGGAGGCCGACCCAACCGACGACGACGAACACACACCACTCTGGTACGCCGCCTGCACCGTGGACGAGGACACCGTCCGGGCACTGATCGCCGCGGGGGCCGATGTATGGACACCCCAGACGGGACCCTGGTCGCCGGGTCGACTGCTGCTGACCACGTCGCTCGCGCCACTTGTCGCGGGACTTCCCGGGGCAGTTGAGCTCCCCGCCGAAGAAGCCGCCGCCTTCCGGGAGGCGGATGCGCTCATCGCGGCATGCGGCGAGCGAGAGCTGTGGACCGAGGGGCTCGGCCTCTGTTTCGTGCGGGGGCTGAGCGAGGAAGAGGTGATACGCCGCCTGGGCGCTGACCCCGCACAGTGCCCGATCGTGGACCTTGAGCACACTCCCTTCGACCTGGCGGACTACGACGAAACCCTCCGCTACGTGGGGGTAGGCAGCGTGCCCGGGGCACCAGGCGGCTGCGTGATCACACAGGAGGGATACATGCCGAGCGACGACTCCGTGCTGCGGGCGATATCGGCAGGCACTGCCGCGTACGGCATGTACTTCAACCCCAAGGGCGGCACCTTCGGGACTCTGGCCGAAGACGGCGAGGTCACTGCGCACGAGGAAATCGGCCTGCGGCCGGACGAGTCGGATCCGTCCGCCTACTGGCACTTCCGCTTCTGGCAGCGAAAGCACCCCTTCCCGCACGACGCCAACACCTTCGCCTACGCCGCCGCGGCAGCCGGTCTGCACATCAGGGACGCCCAGGAGTCGCTCGACCTTCGCAGGCCGCGCCGCTGGGTGGAACTGCCGCCCCAGCTTCGGCGCTGA
- a CDS encoding 2'-5' RNA ligase family protein, with protein sequence MGEVDLDDLADATKTAIVVPVPEVEAVVGPYRRVLDHTASWPVPAHVTVLHPFAAPARITDGMLEDVRTCLAEVAAFTCTFSEVSWFGQDVVWLAPEPDAPFRRLTDVVWRQFPEFPPYRGTHPEPTPHLTVGSTRLADLAGMQRAAGDLRAKLPIDARIDRVRLIAGTEAPGSWRTVAEFALPSTAATNAVREGCQTPLPRSAHGIL encoded by the coding sequence ATGGGCGAGGTGGACCTGGACGATCTGGCGGACGCGACGAAGACGGCGATCGTCGTTCCAGTACCCGAAGTCGAGGCGGTCGTAGGGCCTTACCGGCGCGTCTTGGACCACACGGCGTCCTGGCCGGTTCCGGCGCACGTCACCGTTCTCCACCCCTTCGCCGCTCCGGCGAGAATCACCGACGGCATGCTCGAGGACGTGCGGACATGCCTGGCGGAGGTCGCCGCCTTCACCTGCACGTTCTCTGAGGTCTCGTGGTTCGGGCAGGACGTCGTGTGGCTGGCTCCCGAACCGGATGCGCCCTTCCGTCGGCTCACCGACGTCGTGTGGCGTCAGTTCCCCGAGTTCCCGCCCTACCGAGGTACACATCCCGAGCCGACGCCGCACCTGACTGTCGGGAGCACACGCCTGGCGGATCTCGCCGGTATGCAGCGGGCAGCCGGTGACTTGAGGGCGAAGCTGCCGATCGATGCCCGCATCGACCGTGTCCGTCTGATCGCCGGTACTGAGGCGCCAGGCTCGTGGCGGACCGTGGCCGAATTCGCGTTGCCGTCCACAGCGGCCACGAACGCCGTACGCGAGGGATGTCAGACCCCTCTGCCACGATCGGCGCATGGGATTCTTTGA
- a CDS encoding LysR family transcriptional regulator — MDLLQLRYFQAVARFEHISRAAQELRVAQPSLSRTIARLESELGSPLFDRQGRRIRLNPYGAMFLRHVERALSELDDGCRAVHDARDTGLGRVSVASETLLTVTHLLGSFRTDHPRADVRLFQSTAQEMDRRLRTGEVDFCVASQPLTGTNLQSVELAREEVLLAAPPGHWLDGRQSVTIPEIADEPFVTTRPGHWQRALLDRLFAAEGLTPLLSCEGDEPGATQDMISAGLGIGLIPEISHQSGTEIRVPVAWTHVDAPGCERILTLVWSRDSYLSEAALKFREFITRQPFTTHRLPDARG, encoded by the coding sequence ATGGACCTTCTGCAGTTGCGCTACTTCCAGGCCGTCGCCCGCTTCGAGCACATCAGCCGCGCCGCTCAGGAACTGCGCGTCGCCCAGCCCTCGTTGAGCCGCACCATCGCACGCCTGGAGTCCGAGCTCGGCTCGCCGCTCTTCGACCGGCAGGGGCGCCGCATCAGACTCAATCCGTACGGCGCGATGTTCCTGCGGCACGTGGAGCGCGCGCTGAGTGAGCTCGACGACGGCTGTAGAGCCGTGCATGACGCCCGCGACACCGGGCTCGGGCGCGTCAGCGTCGCCTCCGAGACGCTGCTGACGGTCACTCACCTCCTGGGCAGTTTCCGGACCGATCATCCGCGGGCCGACGTACGGCTCTTCCAGTCGACCGCGCAGGAGATGGACCGCAGGTTGCGCACCGGAGAGGTCGACTTCTGCGTGGCTTCACAGCCGCTGACCGGCACGAACCTCCAGTCGGTCGAGCTCGCGCGCGAGGAGGTGCTGCTCGCGGCGCCGCCCGGGCACTGGCTCGACGGCCGGCAGAGCGTGACGATCCCCGAGATCGCCGACGAGCCCTTCGTCACCACGCGCCCGGGCCACTGGCAACGCGCCCTTTTGGACCGGCTGTTCGCGGCCGAAGGGCTCACGCCGCTGCTGTCCTGCGAGGGCGATGAGCCGGGCGCCACCCAAGACATGATCAGCGCCGGGCTCGGCATCGGCCTCATCCCGGAGATCTCCCACCAGTCGGGCACGGAGATACGGGTGCCGGTCGCCTGGACCCACGTGGACGCGCCCGGCTGCGAACGGATACTCACCCTGGTGTGGAGCCGCGACAGCTACCTGTCCGAAGCGGCCCTGAAGTTCCGCGAATTCATCACCCGCCAACCTTTCACGACCCACCGCCTGCCTGACGCACGCGGCTGA
- a CDS encoding YhjD/YihY/BrkB family envelope integrity protein encodes MPIADVARPLAGRVVQQLVRINILDMATRLAAQAFLAALPMLIAVASFSPAAVQRELLRSLRTLIGTGGPVVAQTGELGAGGDNTLHSWGAAGVLVALLSATAFTRALQRLCEVSWGLPRAGIRIAVWRWAVWLLVWIVMLVVQGTLHRAFGAGLILGFPLQLAASVLMWWWTQHLLLAGRVSWLPLLPGAVLTGTGAVTFCVLSGLWLPHALHKSTDRYGALGSVFTMLSWLIVFFTCVVFGVAVGRVLAQEEFLRHRLGAAAGAASR; translated from the coding sequence ATGCCGATCGCGGACGTCGCACGGCCGTTGGCGGGCCGTGTCGTTCAACAGCTGGTCCGCATCAACATCCTGGACATGGCGACACGCCTGGCCGCGCAGGCGTTCCTGGCCGCCCTGCCGATGCTCATCGCCGTGGCGTCGTTCAGTCCGGCGGCCGTGCAGCGTGAACTCCTGCGCTCCCTGCGGACGTTGATCGGCACCGGCGGCCCTGTGGTGGCGCAGACCGGGGAGCTGGGCGCGGGCGGCGACAACACCCTGCACAGCTGGGGCGCGGCGGGCGTGCTGGTCGCGCTGCTGTCCGCCACCGCGTTCACGCGCGCCCTGCAGCGTCTGTGCGAGGTCTCCTGGGGTCTGCCACGCGCCGGGATCCGCATCGCCGTGTGGCGCTGGGCCGTATGGCTGCTGGTGTGGATCGTGATGCTGGTGGTGCAGGGCACCCTGCACCGGGCGTTCGGCGCGGGTCTCATCCTGGGGTTTCCGCTGCAACTGGCGGCGTCCGTACTGATGTGGTGGTGGACGCAGCACCTGCTGCTCGCCGGGCGGGTGTCATGGCTGCCGCTGCTGCCGGGGGCCGTGCTGACCGGCACGGGCGCGGTCACGTTCTGCGTCCTGTCGGGGCTGTGGCTGCCGCACGCCCTGCACAAGAGCACGGATCGCTATGGCGCGCTCGGCTCGGTGTTCACCATGCTGTCCTGGTTGATCGTCTTCTTCACGTGTGTCGTGTTCGGGGTCGCCGTGGGCCGCGTGCTCGCCCAGGAGGAGTTCTTGCGGCACCGGCTCGGTGCCGCGGCGGGTGCCGCGTCACGCTGA